In Bradyrhizobium guangxiense, the following are encoded in one genomic region:
- a CDS encoding DUF6101 family protein — MRRQTATCGVNPAGSSRSLRLDPLSLPVRFDAHDPRADGYTRQIELHRERVVLRRAVRGMQMAINVRVSDFIGVALRGNDEAQTLVLVHRDPSLSVPLLISADGDELAEAWAVWSEIFALPQLDEGARKPAPRRRRANAIRARRPKFLMRRRVAMARELTVHQGEREIIARN; from the coding sequence TTGAGGCGTCAAACAGCAACATGCGGGGTCAACCCCGCCGGGTCGAGCCGCTCGCTGCGGCTCGACCCTCTTTCCCTTCCGGTTCGCTTCGATGCGCATGATCCGCGCGCCGACGGATACACAAGGCAGATCGAGCTTCATCGCGAGCGTGTCGTGCTGCGCCGTGCCGTGCGCGGCATGCAGATGGCGATCAACGTCCGCGTCAGCGACTTCATCGGCGTCGCGCTGCGCGGCAACGACGAGGCGCAGACCCTCGTCCTGGTGCATCGCGATCCCTCGCTCTCCGTCCCGCTGCTGATCAGCGCCGACGGCGACGAGCTCGCAGAGGCCTGGGCGGTCTGGAGCGAGATCTTCGCGCTACCTCAGCTCGACGAGGGCGCCCGCAAGCCCGCGCCGCGCCGTCGCCGTGCCAACGCGATCCGCGCCCGCCGTCCGAAATTTTTGATGCGCCGGCGTGTTGCGATGGCGCGCGAGCTGACTGTGCATCAGGGCGAACGCGAGATCATCGCAAGGAATTAA